One region of Caldimonas thermodepolymerans genomic DNA includes:
- a CDS encoding PP2C family protein-serine/threonine phosphatase: MMLSLTAHLLHSQGGRSYQEDAWGYHVRQDVACLVVADGAGGHGGGDLASQLVVRAILEQHAMQPQCSMEAAAALIQHAQQVVLAGQRRFAQYTDMRSTVVMALVDLATGQAVFGNVGDSRAYWFHDATVLLQTRDHSLVQQMVDAGMIGSDQIRSRKERSVLTSSLGSPGALEPYVYELGRPAAAGDVLLLCTDGLWEYVHEDEMQQVLRLDQDGDRHLACFEQRVQQRAPRHCDNFTGLMAVFHRDDAATGQALDPESTVIAPLDPLGRGPA, translated from the coding sequence ATGATGCTGTCGCTGACCGCGCACCTGCTGCACAGCCAGGGAGGCCGCTCCTACCAGGAGGACGCCTGGGGCTACCACGTGAGGCAGGACGTCGCCTGCCTCGTGGTCGCCGACGGGGCGGGCGGCCACGGGGGCGGGGACCTGGCCTCGCAGCTGGTGGTGCGAGCCATCCTGGAGCAGCACGCGATGCAGCCGCAGTGCTCGATGGAAGCGGCCGCGGCGCTGATCCAGCATGCCCAGCAGGTGGTCCTGGCCGGGCAGCGCCGCTTCGCGCAGTACACCGACATGCGCTCCACCGTGGTGATGGCGCTGGTGGACCTGGCGACGGGACAGGCGGTGTTCGGCAATGTCGGCGACTCGCGCGCCTACTGGTTCCACGACGCGACCGTGCTGCTGCAGACCCGCGACCACAGCTTGGTGCAGCAGATGGTCGATGCCGGCATGATCGGCAGCGACCAGATCCGCTCGCGCAAGGAGCGCAGCGTGCTGACCAGTTCGCTGGGCAGTCCCGGCGCGCTCGAACCCTACGTCTACGAGCTCGGCCGCCCGGCCGCCGCGGGCGACGTGCTGCTGCTGTGCACCGACGGCCTGTGGGAGTACGTGCACGAGGACGAGATGCAGCAGGTGCTGCGGCTGGACCAGGACGGCGACCGCCATCTCGCCTGCTTCGAGCAGCGGGTGCAGCAACGCGCCCCGCGCCATTGCGACAACTTCACCGGGCTGATGGCCGTCTTCCACCGCGATGACGCCGCCACTGGCCAGGCCCTGGACCCGGAATCCACCGTGATCGCGCCGCTGGACCCGTTGGGACGCGGCCCGGCTTGA
- a CDS encoding OmpA family protein has product MNMRAPFILHTVAAACVAFAVSACGDKPSEAPAAPPSAAGTAAPAGNEVLFEANQNVAVTGPAFIEWRDQMLAQGEGKLLQVTGRAYANESGSGGEDLGQARAEAASILFMEKLDPERIVLKSETLPGDPPSGRFEAVRFEWIDAPADAVAGAEAGAEPASGEEAATSVAAAPAPEPAAPAAEPAPAAEPVPAPAPAASPAPAAADSVRALVLYFDTGSATPRLGAEERKQLQALVASAGEGGINVVGHADSRGAPEFNRTLSAARAEAVKRLLVRLGAKAEAVQTSGQGSDQPVESNDAAAGRAKNRRVEISVM; this is encoded by the coding sequence ATGAACATGCGAGCCCCTTTCATCCTGCACACCGTCGCTGCGGCCTGCGTCGCGTTCGCGGTGTCGGCCTGCGGCGACAAGCCGTCCGAGGCGCCGGCCGCGCCACCGTCTGCAGCCGGCACTGCCGCGCCGGCGGGCAACGAGGTGCTGTTCGAGGCGAACCAGAACGTGGCGGTCACCGGCCCGGCCTTCATCGAATGGCGCGACCAGATGCTGGCCCAGGGCGAGGGCAAGCTGCTGCAGGTCACCGGACGGGCCTACGCCAACGAGAGCGGCAGCGGCGGCGAGGACCTCGGGCAGGCACGCGCCGAGGCGGCCAGCATCCTGTTCATGGAAAAGCTCGATCCCGAGCGCATCGTGCTGAAGTCGGAGACCCTGCCCGGCGATCCGCCCTCCGGCCGCTTCGAGGCGGTGCGCTTCGAGTGGATCGACGCCCCGGCCGACGCAGTGGCCGGCGCCGAGGCCGGAGCCGAGCCCGCGAGCGGCGAGGAGGCGGCCACGAGCGTGGCGGCGGCACCGGCTCCGGAACCGGCAGCACCGGCAGCCGAACCTGCGCCGGCCGCCGAGCCGGTCCCCGCGCCCGCGCCGGCCGCCAGTCCCGCGCCTGCGGCCGCCGACAGCGTGCGCGCGCTGGTGCTGTACTTCGACACCGGCAGCGCCACCCCGCGCCTGGGCGCCGAGGAGCGCAAGCAGCTGCAGGCGCTGGTGGCTTCGGCCGGCGAGGGGGGCATCAACGTGGTCGGCCATGCGGACAGCCGCGGTGCCCCCGAGTTCAACCGGACCCTGAGCGCCGCGCGGGCCGAGGCGGTCAAGCGCCTGCTGGTGCGCCTGGGCGCGAAGGCCGAGGCGGTGCAGACCAGCGGCCAGGGCTCGGACCAGCCGGTCGAAAGCAACGACGCGGCAGCCGGCCGGGCGAAGAACCGGCGGGTCGAGATCAGCGTGATGTGA